In one window of Comamonas testosteroni DNA:
- a CDS encoding amino acid ABC transporter ATP-binding protein, with amino-acid sequence MIELKNVSKWYGSFQVLSDCSTNINKGEVVVVCGPSGSGKSTLIKTINALEPFQKGEIFVDGTAVHDPKTNLPKLRSRVGMVFQHFELFPHLSVTENLTIAQMKVLGRSAADAKTRGLKMLDRVGLTAHKDKFPGQLSGGQQQRVAIARALSMDPIVMLFDEPTSALDPEMVGEVLDVMMGLAHEGMTMMCVTHEMGFARKVASRVIFMDVGGKILEDCSKDEFFGHPENRQPRTKEFLNKILQH; translated from the coding sequence ATGATTGAACTCAAGAACGTTTCCAAGTGGTACGGCAGCTTTCAGGTGCTGTCCGATTGCTCCACCAATATCAACAAGGGCGAGGTGGTGGTGGTGTGCGGCCCTTCGGGCTCCGGCAAGTCCACGCTGATCAAGACCATCAATGCACTGGAGCCTTTCCAGAAGGGCGAGATCTTTGTGGACGGCACGGCAGTGCACGATCCCAAGACCAATCTGCCCAAGCTGCGCAGCCGCGTGGGCATGGTGTTCCAGCACTTTGAGCTGTTCCCCCACCTGTCGGTGACGGAGAACCTGACCATCGCTCAGATGAAGGTGTTGGGCCGCAGTGCAGCCGACGCCAAGACCCGTGGCCTGAAGATGCTGGACCGTGTGGGCCTGACCGCTCACAAGGACAAGTTCCCCGGCCAGCTCTCCGGTGGCCAGCAGCAGCGCGTGGCCATTGCGCGCGCTCTGTCGATGGATCCCATCGTCATGCTGTTCGACGAACCCACTTCGGCGCTGGATCCTGAAATGGTGGGCGAAGTGCTGGACGTGATGATGGGCCTGGCACATGAAGGCATGACCATGATGTGCGTGACCCACGAAATGGGATTTGCGCGCAAGGTGGCCAGCCGTGTGATCTTCATGGACGTGGGCGGCAAGATTCTGGAAGACTGCAGCAAGGACGAGTTCTTCGGTCATCCCGAAAACCGCCAGCCGCGTACCAAGGAATTCCTCAACAAGATCCTGCAGCATTGA
- a CDS encoding acetate--CoA ligase family protein has protein sequence MQPSMDFDFAGLDALFSPRSIAVVGATDSPQRIGGIPLDYLLRFGYTGRLRAVNPRAATVQGLPAHARLTDIREPVDLAIVAVPQAHVAAVLEDAAAARVRSMVLFSSGFAETGAEGAAAQQALQERARAAGVRLIGPNCLGFMRPGHQTYATFSPAPNAGRVKPGRIGLISQSGAFGAYAYSMARERGLGLSLWATTGNEADVQLADGLAWLARDPETDVIMAYMEGCRDGERLRAALALAREHGKPVIMFKVGTSELGAAAAASHTASLAGNDAVYDAVFRQYGVLRAHTISDFFALAASASIAPIPRNHSLGLLTVSGGVGAMMADDASAAGLDAQPLSEAAQRQLLEWVPFAAPRNPVDITGQVTNDVTLLERSAELMMRDRNFASWLGFFAAGGLSDAFWAVLRSLVEKLRAAHPDTLLAICTLCSDARRAEMEALGCLVFSDPSAAIRCIGALASLADAQRAAPLPPAFPAQSALQLPPGSLSEARSMELLAEAGMPVVPHQLVRTQQQAAQAVQALGGTIALKVASADIAHKSEVGGVALNLRTAMDAGAAFERILASARQARPTAQLDGALAARMVHGGVECIAGVHRDPVFGPVLMFGLGGIHVEILRDVSLRALPITRDDALAMVQELRTFPILAGARGKPPADLQALADALLALADFAQRCGDTLSSAEINPLIALPREQGGCVAVDALVIGADHCTVPAR, from the coding sequence ATGCAGCCATCCATGGACTTCGATTTCGCCGGGCTGGACGCCCTGTTCTCGCCACGCTCCATCGCCGTCGTCGGCGCCACCGACTCGCCGCAGCGCATAGGCGGCATTCCGCTCGACTACCTGCTGCGCTTCGGCTACACGGGCCGCCTGCGTGCCGTGAACCCGCGCGCGGCCACGGTGCAGGGCCTGCCGGCCCACGCGCGGCTGACCGACATCCGCGAGCCCGTGGATCTGGCCATCGTGGCCGTGCCCCAGGCTCATGTGGCCGCAGTGCTCGAGGACGCGGCCGCGGCCCGCGTGCGCTCCATGGTGCTGTTCTCGTCGGGCTTTGCCGAGACCGGCGCCGAAGGCGCGGCGGCCCAGCAGGCCCTGCAGGAACGCGCCCGCGCAGCCGGCGTACGCCTCATAGGCCCCAATTGCCTGGGCTTCATGCGCCCCGGCCACCAGACCTATGCAACCTTCTCGCCCGCCCCCAATGCGGGCCGCGTCAAGCCCGGGCGCATAGGCCTGATCAGCCAGTCCGGGGCCTTTGGAGCCTATGCCTACAGCATGGCGCGCGAGCGCGGTCTGGGCCTGTCCCTGTGGGCGACCACGGGCAACGAAGCCGACGTGCAGCTGGCCGACGGCCTGGCCTGGCTGGCCCGCGATCCGGAGACCGATGTCATCATGGCCTACATGGAGGGCTGCCGCGACGGCGAGCGCCTGCGCGCGGCCCTGGCACTGGCGCGCGAGCACGGCAAGCCCGTGATCATGTTCAAGGTGGGCACCAGCGAGCTGGGCGCGGCCGCGGCCGCTTCGCATACGGCATCGCTGGCCGGCAACGATGCCGTCTATGACGCCGTGTTCCGCCAGTACGGCGTGCTGCGCGCGCACACCATCAGCGACTTCTTCGCGCTGGCGGCCAGCGCCTCCATCGCGCCGATTCCGCGCAACCACTCCCTGGGCCTGCTCACCGTCTCGGGCGGCGTGGGTGCCATGATGGCCGACGACGCCAGCGCCGCCGGTCTCGACGCGCAGCCCCTGTCCGAGGCCGCCCAGCGCCAGTTGCTCGAATGGGTGCCGTTTGCCGCGCCGCGCAACCCCGTGGACATCACGGGCCAGGTTACCAACGATGTCACCCTGCTCGAGCGCAGCGCCGAGCTGATGATGCGGGATCGGAACTTCGCGAGCTGGCTGGGCTTTTTCGCCGCGGGCGGCCTGTCCGACGCGTTCTGGGCCGTGCTGCGCTCCCTGGTGGAAAAGCTGCGCGCCGCCCACCCCGACACGCTGCTGGCTATCTGCACGCTGTGCTCCGACGCGCGCCGCGCCGAGATGGAAGCCCTGGGCTGCCTGGTGTTCTCGGACCCCAGCGCGGCCATACGCTGCATAGGCGCCCTGGCCTCGCTGGCCGATGCGCAGCGCGCAGCGCCGCTGCCGCCGGCCTTCCCGGCCCAGTCCGCGCTGCAGCTGCCCCCGGGCAGCCTGTCCGAAGCCCGCAGCATGGAACTGCTGGCCGAGGCCGGCATGCCCGTGGTGCCCCACCAATTGGTGCGCACCCAGCAGCAGGCGGCGCAGGCCGTGCAGGCCCTGGGCGGAACCATTGCGCTGAAGGTGGCCAGCGCCGACATCGCGCACAAGTCCGAGGTCGGCGGCGTGGCGCTGAACCTGCGCACGGCCATGGATGCGGGCGCCGCCTTCGAGCGCATTCTCGCCAGTGCGCGCCAGGCACGGCCCACAGCGCAGTTGGACGGAGCGCTGGCCGCCCGCATGGTGCACGGCGGCGTCGAATGCATTGCGGGAGTGCACCGCGATCCGGTGTTCGGCCCGGTGCTGATGTTCGGCCTGGGCGGCATCCACGTCGAAATCCTGCGCGACGTGTCGCTGCGCGCACTGCCCATCACCCGGGACGATGCCCTGGCCATGGTGCAGGAGCTGCGCACCTTTCCCATCCTGGCCGGCGCGCGCGGCAAGCCGCCCGCAGACCTGCAGGCGCTGGCCGATGCGCTGCTGGCCCTGGCCGACTTTGCCCAGCGCTGCGGCGACACCCTGTCCAGCGCCGAGATCAACCCGCTGATCGCCCTGCCCCGGGAGCAGGGCGGCTGCGTGGCGGTCGATGCGCTGGTGATAGGCGCCGACCACTGCACAGTCCCAGCCCGCTGA
- a CDS encoding amino acid ABC transporter permease, whose translation MNLNLDWSFFSPGLFSNYVLKGLYFSLTLTVIATLGGIFFGTLLALMRLSGKKWLDLPATIYVNGMRSIPLVMVILWFFLLMPMLIGKPIGAETSAIITFVAFEAAYFSEIMRAGIQSIPRGQVFAGQALGMTYGQNMRLVVLPQAFRNMLPVLLTQTIILFQDTSLVYAIGAYDMLKGFELAGKNDGRPIESYLAAAVTYFVICFALSWFVKRLHKKIAIIR comes from the coding sequence ATGAATCTCAACCTTGACTGGTCGTTTTTCTCGCCGGGCCTTTTCAGCAACTATGTGCTCAAAGGCCTGTATTTCAGTCTCACGCTGACGGTGATTGCCACATTGGGCGGCATCTTCTTTGGCACGCTGCTGGCGCTGATGCGTCTGTCGGGCAAGAAGTGGCTGGACCTGCCTGCCACCATCTATGTCAACGGCATGCGCTCCATCCCGCTGGTGATGGTGATTCTGTGGTTCTTCCTGCTGATGCCCATGCTTATCGGCAAGCCCATCGGCGCGGAAACCTCGGCCATCATCACCTTTGTGGCGTTTGAGGCCGCATATTTCTCTGAAATCATGCGCGCCGGCATTCAGTCCATTCCACGTGGTCAGGTGTTTGCCGGCCAGGCGCTGGGCATGACCTATGGTCAGAACATGCGTCTGGTGGTGCTGCCTCAGGCCTTCCGCAACATGCTGCCCGTGCTGCTGACGCAGACCATCATCCTGTTTCAGGACACTTCGCTGGTCTATGCGATCGGCGCCTACGACATGCTCAAGGGCTTCGAGCTGGCGGGCAAGAATGATGGCCGGCCGATTGAATCCTATCTGGCGGCTGCCGTGACCTATTTTGTGATCTGCTTTGCACTGTCTTGGTTCGTCAAGCGTCTGCACAAGAAGATCGCCATTATTCGATGA
- a CDS encoding DUF1254 domain-containing protein, translating to MTQSTTTLQQTRQALARSIGQAAFVYGYPLTETYRTCALQTAEQARLRPGSSAGSDVRAPMNTLHHAPRPSTHEDRDVVTPANDLLYSMAWLNLEGGPMLLTIPSSARHPERYFVLPLYDAYTENFENLGPRNCNPEGETVVLLGPGGQVPPSMSHLRAVHCPTHLVWLIGRILAGDESDWPAARALQSEIRLEPAPGTVLQGRPAAIAHWCGEPVDAMAAAFENGEPAQQVAPRFFTNLCQALAEAPGRIEDRGLVAWLGQAGLVPGVPFSWEALDEPTRAGLIEGFADGVQTVAAMGSNRRPRPWTMTTNTGRYGSHFLIRARTAYLGLGALATTEAIYSASHYDADLEPLNGQQRYVMRFEAGDLPPADAFWSVTLYDSDRFLYPNDIRRHAIGDRTPDLQFGADGSLEIQIDHERPANAANWLPSPAGRFYLILRMYYPHDGVQSWRIPALQAQAVHA from the coding sequence ATGACCCAGTCCACCACGACCCTGCAGCAGACGCGCCAGGCCCTGGCCCGCTCCATAGGCCAGGCCGCCTTCGTCTACGGCTACCCGCTCACCGAGACCTACCGCACCTGCGCCCTGCAGACCGCCGAGCAGGCTCGGCTGCGCCCCGGCAGCTCGGCCGGCTCGGATGTGCGCGCGCCCATGAACACGCTGCACCATGCGCCGCGCCCTTCCACCCACGAGGATCGCGACGTGGTCACTCCGGCCAACGACCTGCTGTATTCCATGGCCTGGCTGAACCTGGAAGGCGGCCCCATGCTGCTGACCATTCCGTCCTCGGCCCGCCATCCGGAGCGCTACTTCGTGCTGCCGCTGTACGACGCCTATACCGAGAACTTCGAGAACCTGGGTCCGCGCAACTGCAATCCCGAAGGCGAGACCGTGGTCCTGCTCGGCCCCGGCGGCCAGGTGCCGCCATCGATGTCCCATCTGCGCGCGGTGCACTGCCCCACCCACCTGGTCTGGCTGATAGGCCGCATCCTCGCGGGCGACGAGAGCGACTGGCCCGCAGCGCGCGCACTGCAGTCGGAGATACGTCTGGAGCCCGCGCCAGGCACCGTGCTCCAGGGTCGCCCCGCCGCCATCGCGCACTGGTGCGGCGAGCCCGTGGACGCCATGGCCGCAGCCTTCGAGAACGGAGAGCCCGCGCAGCAGGTGGCGCCGCGCTTTTTCACCAATCTCTGCCAAGCGCTGGCCGAGGCGCCTGGCCGCATCGAGGACCGCGGCCTGGTCGCCTGGCTGGGCCAGGCCGGCCTGGTGCCTGGCGTGCCTTTTTCCTGGGAGGCACTGGACGAGCCCACGCGCGCCGGCCTCATCGAAGGCTTTGCCGACGGCGTGCAGACCGTGGCGGCCATGGGCAGCAACCGCCGTCCCAGGCCGTGGACCATGACGACCAATACCGGCCGCTACGGCAGCCACTTCCTGATCCGCGCCCGCACCGCCTACCTGGGCCTGGGCGCGCTGGCCACCACCGAGGCCATCTACTCCGCCTCGCACTACGACGCCGATCTCGAGCCGCTCAACGGCCAGCAGCGCTATGTGATGCGATTCGAAGCGGGCGACCTGCCGCCGGCCGATGCCTTCTGGTCCGTGACGCTGTATGACAGCGACCGCTTTCTCTACCCCAACGACATCCGCCGCCACGCCATCGGCGACCGCACGCCAGACCTTCAGTTCGGCGCCGACGGCAGCCTGGAGATACAGATCGACCACGAGCGCCCCGCCAATGCAGCCAACTGGCTTCCCTCGCCCGCCGGGCGCTTCTATCTGATACTGCGCATGTACTACCCGCACGACGGCGTGCAGAGCTGGCGCATTCCCGCCCTGCAGGCACAGGCGGTGCACGCATGA
- a CDS encoding Bug family tripartite tricarboxylate transporter substrate binding protein — MKTHHTQAPAAGGHNDGAMPGLPAGSCAADSSTDYTALSRRSCLRHLAGLAPALAPVFALTPAAAHAQSSYPSRPVRIIVQFAAGGSSDILARTLGDGLSKRLGQPIIVENRSGAGGIIGTDYVVKSAADGYTLLLTVPGPIAANLVLYKKLPYDPRTDLRMVSDVAGQRTVMAVHSSVPAKTFAELIELVRKAPGDYAMGSWGAGTQPHQIQAFMERKYGVKVLHAAYKGESPMVSDLISGMIQMTSASISTLKPYIESGRLRALAVPGTSRTTALPDVPTFAEQGFKDNVYTFMAPTSLMAPAKTPDAIVERIGREVAVVVRQPEMLRRLQEMGADPIGNTPAQAASDYQSYLPVAIALTQSTGVQPN, encoded by the coding sequence ATGAAGACCCATCACACCCAAGCCCCGGCCGCTGGCGGCCACAACGACGGCGCCATGCCGGGCCTGCCTGCAGGCAGCTGCGCAGCCGACTCCAGCACCGACTACACAGCCCTGTCCCGGCGCAGCTGCCTGCGGCATCTGGCGGGCCTGGCTCCCGCACTCGCTCCCGTATTCGCCCTGACTCCGGCCGCCGCGCACGCCCAGAGCAGCTACCCCAGCCGGCCCGTGCGCATCATCGTGCAGTTCGCGGCAGGCGGCTCCTCCGACATCCTCGCGCGCACCCTGGGCGACGGCCTGTCCAAACGCCTGGGCCAACCCATCATCGTGGAAAACCGCAGCGGCGCCGGCGGCATCATTGGCACGGACTACGTGGTCAAGAGCGCCGCGGACGGCTACACCCTGCTGCTGACCGTGCCCGGCCCCATCGCCGCCAACCTGGTGCTGTACAAGAAGCTGCCCTACGACCCGCGCACCGACCTGCGCATGGTCTCGGACGTGGCTGGCCAGCGCACCGTCATGGCCGTGCACTCTTCCGTGCCTGCCAAGACCTTTGCCGAGCTGATCGAGCTGGTGCGCAAGGCGCCCGGAGACTACGCAATGGGCTCCTGGGGCGCGGGCACGCAGCCGCACCAGATACAGGCCTTCATGGAGCGCAAGTACGGCGTCAAGGTGCTGCACGCCGCCTACAAGGGCGAAAGCCCCATGGTCTCCGACCTCATCAGCGGCATGATCCAGATGACCTCGGCCTCCATCTCCACGCTCAAGCCCTATATCGAGTCCGGCCGGCTGCGCGCCCTGGCCGTGCCAGGCACCAGCCGCACCACCGCCCTGCCCGACGTCCCCACCTTTGCCGAACAGGGCTTCAAGGACAACGTCTACACCTTCATGGCACCCACCTCGCTGATGGCTCCGGCCAAGACGCCCGACGCCATCGTCGAGCGCATAGGCCGCGAGGTGGCCGTGGTGGTCCGACAGCCCGAGATGCTGCGCCGCCTGCAGGAAATGGGGGCCGACCCCATAGGCAACACGCCCGCCCAGGCCGCCAGCGACTACCAGTCCTACCTGCCCGTCGCCATTGCGCTGACCCAGTCCACCGGCGTGCAGCCGAACTGA
- a CDS encoding amino acid ABC transporter permease, with amino-acid sequence MSWDWQVFCQDTITQEVGQSCFGKNGDITYLDWMLSAWGWTVSVALLSLVIALVLGAVIGTLRTLPDRPWIVRLGNVWVELFRNIPLLVQVFIWYHVVPAIFPAMKSLPGFVLVVFAIGFFTSARIAEQVRSGIQALPRGQRYAGMAVGFTTFQTYRYVLLPMAFRIIIPPLTSEAMNVFKNSSVAFAVSVAELTMFAMQAQEETARGVEIYMAVTGLYVISAFIINRIMAFIEKRSRVPGLIAASGGGH; translated from the coding sequence ATGAGTTGGGATTGGCAGGTGTTCTGTCAGGACACCATTACCCAAGAGGTCGGGCAGAGTTGTTTTGGCAAGAACGGTGACATCACCTATCTGGACTGGATGCTGTCGGCCTGGGGCTGGACCGTGTCGGTGGCATTGCTGTCGCTGGTCATCGCTCTGGTGTTGGGCGCAGTCATCGGTACCTTGCGTACCTTGCCCGATCGTCCGTGGATCGTGCGCCTGGGCAATGTCTGGGTGGAGTTGTTCCGCAATATTCCGTTGCTGGTCCAGGTGTTCATCTGGTACCACGTGGTTCCGGCCATCTTCCCTGCAATGAAGTCCCTGCCGGGCTTTGTGCTGGTGGTGTTTGCGATCGGTTTCTTCACCTCGGCGCGTATCGCCGAGCAGGTGCGCTCCGGTATTCAGGCTTTGCCGCGGGGCCAGCGCTATGCCGGTATGGCCGTGGGGTTCACAACCTTCCAGACCTACCGCTATGTGCTGTTGCCGATGGCGTTTCGCATCATCATCCCGCCGCTGACCAGCGAGGCCATGAACGTGTTCAAGAACTCGTCCGTGGCGTTTGCCGTGTCCGTGGCCGAGCTGACCATGTTTGCCATGCAGGCCCAGGAAGAGACTGCTCGCGGCGTCGAAATTTATATGGCTGTGACAGGTCTGTATGTGATTTCTGCCTTCATCATCAACCGCATCATGGCCTTCATCGAGAAGCGTTCGCGCGTTCCCGGCCTGATTGCAGCCAGCGGTGGAGGCCACTGA
- a CDS encoding Bug family tripartite tricarboxylate transporter substrate binding protein, whose translation MHTQPHHLRRCLALAAALASATSGTAHAQDTAGYPSRPVALIVPTAAAGGTDTIARLFTDALGKAMKQPFVVDNRPGANGIIGVDSVAKGPADGYRLLFTYAATMAVNPSLYRKLPYDPLKDFAPIAQIGRGGNLLLVRKDLPVNTLQEFVSYAKTHPDTLNYCSWGLGSGGHLTMESLKKQAGITMTHIPYKGSSPCVQDIMGGQVDAGFGDTSSTVELVKAGRVKALAHSSSGRLPSLPEVPSMTEAGYPFKNYSWYGIFAPAKTPPAIVARLNEQVLRALRDPALVQRMRELNFSDLPMTTPQQFTQTLIQDLDDWSQLVKETGVQLD comes from the coding sequence ATGCACACTCAACCGCACCACCTGCGCCGCTGCCTGGCCCTCGCCGCAGCGCTGGCCTCCGCCACCTCCGGCACCGCCCATGCGCAAGACACCGCCGGCTACCCCAGCCGGCCCGTGGCCCTGATCGTGCCCACGGCGGCGGCCGGCGGCACCGACACCATTGCCCGCCTGTTCACCGACGCGCTGGGCAAGGCCATGAAGCAGCCCTTCGTGGTGGACAACCGCCCCGGCGCCAACGGCATCATCGGCGTCGATTCCGTGGCCAAGGGCCCGGCCGACGGCTACCGCCTGCTGTTCACCTACGCGGCCACCATGGCAGTCAACCCCAGCCTCTACCGCAAGCTGCCCTACGACCCGCTCAAGGACTTCGCCCCCATCGCCCAGATCGGGCGCGGCGGCAACCTGCTGCTGGTCAGAAAGGATCTGCCCGTCAACACGCTGCAGGAATTCGTGAGCTATGCCAAGACCCATCCCGACACGCTCAACTACTGCTCCTGGGGCCTGGGCTCGGGCGGCCACCTGACCATGGAAAGCCTGAAGAAGCAGGCCGGCATCACCATGACCCACATCCCCTACAAAGGCTCCAGCCCCTGCGTGCAGGACATCATGGGCGGGCAGGTGGATGCGGGCTTCGGCGACACCTCCTCCACCGTGGAACTGGTCAAGGCCGGCCGCGTGAAGGCGCTGGCGCACAGCAGCTCGGGACGGCTGCCGTCCCTGCCCGAGGTGCCCTCCATGACCGAGGCCGGCTACCCATTCAAGAACTACTCGTGGTACGGCATCTTCGCGCCGGCCAAGACCCCGCCGGCCATCGTCGCGCGGCTCAACGAACAGGTGCTGCGCGCGCTGCGCGACCCAGCCCTGGTCCAGCGCATGCGCGAGCTCAACTTCTCGGACCTGCCGATGACCACGCCCCAGCAATTCACCCAGACCCTGATCCAGGACCTGGACGACTGGAGCCAGCTGGTCAAGGAAACCGGCGTGCAGCTCGACTAG
- a CDS encoding alkyl sulfatase dimerization domain-containing protein gives MDSKDDDKPFLLVGTGSETVAPGLHILRGQGQSFAAETDAGLVVVDAGPGGSVTQGMIDSLRALSDAPVHALCYSHGHIGYNAGVPQWFEHARQRGEPAPRLIAHRNVLRRHARYRETQALQHRMAEVQFNRSPGFFERRLAMHEPTETFEQCLVIGSGEQRIELLWAPSETDDAIALWSPAQRVIYGGAALLDSIPNIGTPFRTLRDTVRWAGTLEALAALDPRIAVREFGPVIEGEAEVQKVLTHTARALRWLRAEVVSLMNQGLGEQQVLARMHYPEELFGMPWMKPTYGDPSYIVRDIYRSENGWWDRNPTTLHPEPPEAVGAAVARAITDKPAVIASAQALADAGQWQLALHVIDLLATAHGDAPELTQARALKAAWLRERAAQVASYVSRNLYKVSADMIEQGTQGRFGIR, from the coding sequence ATGGACAGCAAAGACGACGACAAGCCCTTCCTGCTCGTGGGCACGGGCAGCGAAACTGTGGCCCCGGGCCTGCACATACTGCGCGGCCAGGGCCAGTCCTTCGCGGCCGAGACGGACGCAGGCCTGGTGGTCGTGGACGCCGGCCCCGGCGGCTCCGTCACCCAGGGCATGATCGACAGCCTGCGCGCGCTCAGCGACGCCCCCGTGCATGCGCTGTGCTACAGCCACGGCCACATCGGCTACAACGCCGGCGTGCCCCAGTGGTTTGAGCATGCGCGCCAGCGCGGCGAGCCCGCGCCTCGCCTCATCGCCCACCGCAACGTGCTGCGCCGCCACGCACGCTACCGCGAGACGCAGGCACTGCAGCACCGCATGGCCGAAGTGCAGTTCAACCGCTCGCCCGGCTTCTTCGAGCGTCGGCTGGCCATGCACGAGCCCACCGAGACCTTTGAGCAGTGCCTGGTCATAGGCAGCGGCGAGCAGCGCATCGAACTGCTGTGGGCACCGTCCGAGACCGACGACGCCATCGCCCTGTGGAGCCCCGCGCAGCGCGTGATCTACGGCGGCGCAGCGCTGCTGGACTCCATTCCCAACATCGGAACGCCGTTTCGCACGCTGCGCGACACCGTGCGCTGGGCCGGCACGCTCGAAGCCCTGGCCGCGCTCGATCCGCGCATCGCCGTGCGCGAATTCGGCCCTGTGATCGAGGGCGAGGCCGAAGTGCAGAAGGTGCTCACCCACACGGCCCGCGCGCTGCGCTGGCTGCGCGCCGAAGTGGTCAGCCTCATGAACCAGGGCCTGGGCGAGCAGCAGGTGCTGGCCCGGATGCACTACCCCGAGGAGCTGTTCGGCATGCCCTGGATGAAGCCCACCTATGGCGACCCCAGCTACATCGTGCGCGACATCTACCGCTCGGAAAACGGCTGGTGGGACCGCAATCCCACCACCCTGCACCCCGAGCCGCCCGAAGCCGTGGGCGCCGCCGTGGCCCGGGCCATCACCGACAAGCCCGCCGTCATCGCCAGCGCCCAGGCCCTGGCCGACGCCGGCCAGTGGCAACTGGCCCTGCACGTCATCGACCTGCTGGCCACCGCCCATGGCGACGCACCCGAACTCACCCAGGCGCGTGCCCTCAAGGCCGCCTGGCTGCGCGAGCGCGCGGCCCAGGTCGCCAGCTATGTATCGCGCAATCTCTACAAGGTCAGCGCCGACATGATCGAGCAAGGCACACAGGGCCGCTTCGGCATCCGCTAG
- a CDS encoding DUF1254 domain-containing protein → MTATTTAAAQQALAEQAVTWAYPLYEMRRMRAATSPRRTEAGQAAPEGMRWCNLFTHARQLLRAGTSRVVTPNNDTLYTNAWLDLGAGPLVIDVPDTAGRYYVLGLLDFYTNPFAHIGPRLTGTQARSFLVTPPGWSGALPAGFDAPGAHIQAPTRWLWVIGRILVDGPRDLAAAHALQDGFSMAPLADWLAGQAAVAPVPRAFAPDCDPQAPATADHFAAQVNAALRENPPPAAQRELVERFAAVGLGNGCTELDDAQVRALQQALDAVLPRLRSAQYGTSQASGWIVPPLVMDSFGDDYATRAQVALKYIGMLDGREAIYPMAWTDARGQPLDGGARYRLRFAPGALPPVDAFWSITLYDARSYMLVDNPLDRYAIGDRSTGMQHDADGGLTLHIQHAAPHSEAARANWLPAPEGRFYLCLRAYLPRTDMLNGRYALPPLQRLNDEQES, encoded by the coding sequence ATGACGGCCACCACAACGGCCGCCGCACAGCAGGCCCTGGCCGAGCAAGCCGTGACCTGGGCCTACCCGCTCTACGAGATGCGCCGCATGCGCGCTGCCACCTCGCCCCGGCGCACCGAGGCGGGCCAGGCCGCGCCCGAAGGCATGCGCTGGTGCAACCTCTTCACCCACGCGCGCCAGCTGCTGCGCGCCGGCACCAGCCGCGTGGTCACACCCAACAACGACACGCTCTACACCAATGCCTGGCTGGACCTGGGCGCAGGACCGCTGGTCATCGACGTGCCCGACACCGCGGGGCGTTACTACGTGCTGGGCCTGCTGGACTTCTACACCAATCCCTTCGCCCACATAGGCCCGCGCCTGACCGGTACCCAGGCGCGCTCCTTCCTGGTCACGCCGCCAGGCTGGAGCGGCGCGCTGCCCGCGGGCTTCGATGCGCCCGGCGCCCACATCCAGGCGCCCACGCGCTGGCTATGGGTCATTGGCCGCATCCTGGTGGACGGCCCCCGGGACCTGGCGGCCGCGCATGCGCTGCAGGACGGCTTCAGCATGGCCCCGCTGGCCGACTGGCTGGCCGGCCAGGCGGCAGTCGCGCCCGTGCCCCGGGCCTTTGCGCCGGACTGCGACCCGCAGGCCCCGGCCACGGCAGACCACTTTGCCGCCCAGGTCAACGCCGCGCTGCGGGAGAATCCACCGCCCGCTGCGCAGCGCGAACTGGTGGAGCGCTTTGCGGCCGTGGGCCTGGGCAACGGCTGCACCGAGCTCGATGACGCCCAGGTCCGGGCATTGCAGCAGGCGCTGGACGCCGTGCTGCCGCGGTTGCGCAGCGCACAGTACGGCACGAGCCAGGCCTCGGGCTGGATCGTGCCACCGCTGGTGATGGACAGCTTCGGTGACGACTACGCCACCCGCGCCCAGGTGGCGCTCAAGTACATAGGCATGCTGGACGGGCGCGAAGCCATCTACCCCATGGCCTGGACCGACGCCCGGGGCCAGCCTCTGGACGGCGGCGCGCGCTACCGCCTTCGCTTTGCGCCCGGGGCCCTGCCGCCCGTGGACGCGTTCTGGTCCATCACCCTGTACGACGCGCGCAGCTACATGCTGGTGGACAACCCGCTGGACCGCTACGCCATAGGCGACCGCAGCACCGGCATGCAGCACGACGCCGACGGCGGCCTGACCCTGCACATACAGCACGCCGCGCCACACAGTGAAGCCGCGCGCGCCAACTGGCTGCCCGCGCCCGAAGGCCGCTTCTACCTCTGCCTGCGCGCCTATCTGCCGCGCACCGACATGCTGAACGGGCGCTACGCACTGCCGCCGCTGCAGCGCCTGAACGATGAACAGGAGTCCTGA